One part of the Alosa alosa isolate M-15738 ecotype Scorff River chromosome 4, AALO_Geno_1.1, whole genome shotgun sequence genome encodes these proteins:
- the fgd1 gene encoding FYVE, RhoGEF and PH domain-containing protein 1 isoform X2 → MTGFVFCCAMYMDKTSVLRGPSSSSPRLLTKSLSLEPGTGPCLGAHETPQRLCSDPGPLGPQHCNGTSENGAQDTPPMAPKTRPPLPGPKPQVPPKPPHLQQSARRPRPPDKPLPPPPPCRPLPADPRAPRSATPRAEGTSSPTCVHSLIEKFEREQIIVVPDITGGVMCIPRVPEQQSGSGASTPPVSDTPLPCPLPQDVLEMPLSSAEKEKEDKEEELDDNEAESEELGASCSEKRLSMESGYSASDKLLDAVEMRDLMASQSDVPSDRLSLPPQQTDGKLANRDSGIDSISSPSHSEELCFAGDDDRVGPEREIYPCSPLPTLPRLSSSSSCGYADGQGQEGGASSGGARDSEGDSDLEEGSGDESEINPMALQPLALPKTERQDSAELSIQQRVFNIANELLHTEKAYVARLHLLDQVFCAQLMEEARARGSFPCEVVMGIFSNICSIYCFHQQFLLPALEKRMEEWEQNPRIGDILQKLAPFLKMYGEYVKNFDRAMELVNTWMERSSQFKAIIHDIQKEERCGNLTLQHHMLEPVQRIPRYELLLKDYLHRLPEDADDFKDAQKSLELIATAAEHSNAAIRKMERMRKLLKVYELLGGEEDIVNPTNELIKEGHILKLSAKNGTSQDRYLILFNDRLLYCVPKLRLIGQKYGVRARIDVDGMELKETSSMNVPRTFLVSGKQRSLELQARTEEEKKDWIQAIQATIQRHEQTMETFRMLNCSFREEDYTPPNSPNCTELGKRAPTPIREKEVTLCMKCQEPFNSITKRRHHCKACGHVVCGKCSEFRARLLYDNNRANRVCVDCYTTLVGVPPSPASLISSTQRRRSILEKQASVAAENSILCSFLHHMEKGGGRGWQKAWFVIPENEPLVLYIYGAPQDVKAQRSIPLIGFEVSLPEPCDRLERRHAFKMSQSHLTVYFSADSEELQRRWMEVLSRAGRGEELQSHGPISEALEEEGEELAPVGEST, encoded by the exons TGCCCCCGAAGCCACCTCATCTACAGCAGAGTGCACGGCGCCCCCGGCCCCCAGACAAACCTCTGCCCCCACCACCGCCCTGCAGGCCACTCCCGGCGGACCCCCGCGCACCGCGGTCTGCAACCCCCCGGGCCGAGGGGACATCGTCCCCCACCTGTGTCCACTCCCTCATTGAGAAATTTGAGAG AGAGCAAATCATCGTTGTGCCAGATATCACAGGAGGGGTGATGTGTATCCCAAGAGTCCCTGAGCAGCAATCAGGAAGTGGTGCTAGTACCCCCCCAGTTTCAGACACCCCCCTGCCTTGCCCCCTCCCTCAGGACGTGCTGGAGATGCCACTGTCTTCCgctgagaaggagaaagaggacaaggaggaggaaCTGGACGACAACGAGGCGGAGAGCGAGGAGCTTGGCGCCTCTTGCTCGGAAAAACGCCTGTCTATGGAGTCAGGCTATAGTGCTTCCGACAAACTATTGGATGCAGTGGAGATGAGAGATCTGATGGCGAGCCAGTCAGATGTCCCGTCCGACCGGCTGTCCCTCCCCCCTCAGCAGACGGACGGGAAGCTGGCCAATAGGGACAGTGGCATCGACAGCATCAGCTCCCCATCTCACAGTGAGGAGTTGTGCTTCGCCGGCGACGATGACAGGGTTGGCCCTGAACGCGAGATCTATCCCTGCAGCCCTCTGCCGACTCTTCCtcgcctctcctcctcatcctcgtgCGGCTATGCAGATGGGCAGGGACAGGAAGGTGGGGCGTCCAGTGGAGGAGCGCGAGACTCGGAAGGAGACAGCGACCTtgaggaggggagtggagatGAAAGCGAGATCAATCCCATGGCCCTGCAGCCTCTCGCCCTTCCCAAAACAGAAAGGCAAGACTCCGCTGAG CTGTCGATTCAACAGAGGGTGTTCAACATCGCCAACGAGCTGCTGCACACAGAGAAGGCCTATGTGGCGCGGCTGCACCTCTTGGACCAGGTGTTCTGCGCCCAGCTGATGGAGGAGGCGCGGGCACGAGGCTCCTTCCCCTGCGAGGTGGTCATGGGAATCTTCTCCAACATCTGCTCCATCTACTGCTTCCACCAGCAGTTCCTGCTGCCAGCGCTGGAGAAACGCATGGAGGAGTG ggaGCAGAATCCTCGTATTGGGGACATCCTGCAGAAGCTTGCTCCCTTTCTGAAGATGTATGGGGAGTATGTGAAAAATTTCGACCGAGCCATGGAGCTGGTGAACACCTGGATGGAGCGCTCATCTCAGTTTAAAGCCATCATTCACGATATCCAG aaagAAGAACGGTGTGGAAACCTGACCCTGCAGCACCACATGCTGGAGCCGGTGCAGAGGATCCCGCGCTACGAGCTCCTGCTCAAAGACTACCTGCACAGGCTCCCTGAGGACGCTGACGACTTCAAGGATGCACAAA AATCTCTGGAGCTGATCGCCACAGCTGCCGAGCACTCCAACGCAGCCATCAGGAAGATG GAGCGCATGCGAAAGCTGTTGAAGGTGTACGAGTTGCTCGGAGGAGAAGAGGATATCGTAAACCCTACTAATGAGCTCATTAAGGAGGGGCACATCCTCAAACTCTCGGCCAAAAATGGAACCTCACAGGATAGATACCTCATACTG TTCAATGACAGGTTACTGTACTGTGTTCCAAAGTTGCGACTCATAGGGCAGAAATATGGAGTCAGGGCCCGGATAGATGTAGACGGCATGGAG CTGAAAGAGACCAGCAGCATGAACGTCCCAAGGACATTCCTTGTGTCAGGGAAGCAGCGTTCGCTGGAGCTTCAGGCCAG GACtgaagaggaaaagaaggatTGGATTCAG GCTATACAGGCTACTATCCAGAGGCATGAACAGACTATGGAGACGTTCAGGATGCTGAATTGTTCCTTCCGCGAAGAGGACTACACTCCTCCCAACTCTCCT AACTGCACAGAACTAGGGAAGCGTGCCCCAACACCTATCCGAGAGAAGGAGGTGACTCTGTGTATGAAGTGTCAAGAGCCGTTCAACTCCATCACCAAGAGACGCCACCACTGCAAAGCCTGTGGCCAT GTGGTGTGCGGAAAATGCTCAGAGTTCCGTGCTCGCCTGTTGTATGACAACAACCGAgcaaaccgtgtgtgtgtggactgctaCACCACGCTTGTGGGAGTGCCTCCTTCTCCTGCCAGCTTGATTAGCAGTACCCAGAGACGTCGCTCCATCCTGGAG AAACAAGCCTCCGTGGCAGCAGAAAACAGCATCCTCTGCAGTTTCTTGCACCACATGGAGAAAGGAGGGGGGCGTGGCTGGCAAAAAGCCTGGTTTGTCATTCCAGAGAATGAACCTTTGGTGCTCTACATCTATGGTGCACCACAG GATGTGAAAGCCCAGCGCAGTATTCCTCTTATTGGGTTCGAAGTCTCCCTCCCAGAGCCATGTGACCGGCTGGAGCGCCGCCATGCCTTCAAGATGAGCCAGAGTCACCTGACGGTCTACTTCAGCGCCGACAGCGAGGAGCTGCAGCGACGCTGGATGGAGGTCCTATCACGAGCCGGCAGAGGGGAGGAACTACAGTCCCACGGGCCAATCTCAGAGGCcctggaggaagagggggaggagctAGCCCCTGTGGGAGAAAGCACATGA